The Pieris napi chromosome 21, ilPieNapi1.2, whole genome shotgun sequence genome contains a region encoding:
- the LOC125060274 gene encoding protein transport protein Sec61 subunit alpha, whose translation MGIKFLEVIKPFCSILPEIAKPERKIQFREKVLWTAITLFIFLVCCQIPLFGIMSSDSADPFYWIRVILASNRGTLMELGISPIVTSGLIMQLLAGAKIIEVGDTPKDRALFNGAQKLFGMVITIGQAIVYVMTGMYGEPSEIGAGVCLLIIIQLFVAGLIVLLLDELLQKGYGLGSGISLFIATNICETIVWKAFSPATVNTGRGTEFEGAVIALFHLLATRPDKVRALREAFYRQNLPNLMNLLATVLVFAIVIYFQGFRVDLPIKSARYRGQYSSYPIKLFYTSNIPIILQSALVSNLYVISQMLAVKFSGNFLVNLLGVWADVGGGGPARAYPVGGLCYYFSPPESLSHIGQDPLHAVLYMFFMLGSCAFFSKTWIDVSGSSAKDVAKQLKEQQMVMRGHRDNSMIHELNRYIPTAAAFGGLCIGALSVLADFLGAIGSGTGILLAVTIIYQYFEIFVKEQAEMGGMSTLLF comes from the exons ATGGGAA TAAAATTCCTTGAAGTTATAAAGCCTTTCTGCAGTATATTACCAGAAATAGCGAAACCCGAGAGAAAG ATTCAATTCAGGGAAAAAGTATTATGGACAGCAATCacactatttattttcttagtaTGTTGCCAG ataccATTATTTGGTATAATGTCCTCGGACAGTGCAGACCCATTCTATTGGATAAGAGTGATCCTGGCATCTAACAGAGGAACACTTATGGAACTAGGAATCTCACCCATTGTTACATCAGGACTCATCATGCAACTGCTAGCAGGAGCCAAGATTATTGAAGTTGGTGACACACCAAAAGACAGAGCATTGTTTAACGGAGCTCAGAAAT TGTTCGGTATGGTGATCACAATAGGTCAAGCTATTGTATATGTAATGACTGGAATGTACGGTGAGCCCAGTGAAATTGGAGCTGGAGTCTGTCTGCTCATCATCATTCAACTGTTTGTTGCCGGTCTTATTGTGCTGTTGCTGGATGAACTTCTGCAAAAAG GATATGGTTTGGGCTCTGGTATATCTCTGTTCATCGCCACCAACATCTGTGAAACCATTGTATGGAAGGCCTTCTCTCCTGCTACTGTTAACACTG GTCGTGGCACAGAATTCGAAGGTGCAGTGATAGCGTTATTCCATCTGTTGGCAACCCGACCTGACAAGGTTCGAGCCCTCCGCGAAGCCTTCTACCGACAGAATCTACCTAACCTCATGAATCTACTTGCTACTGTCCTCGTCTTTGCTATAGTCATATACTTCCAG ggCTTCCGCGTAGATCTACCAATAAAGTCTGCTCGTTACCGTGGGCAATATTCGTCATACCCTATTAAGTTGTTCTATACATCGAACATTCCCATCATCCTGCAATCGGCGCTCGTCTCCAACCTTTACGTTATCTCACAA ATGTTAGCAGTGAAATTCAGTGGTAACTTCCTCGTGAACCTCCTCGGAGTGTGGGCAGATGTGGGCGGTGGTGGTCCAGCCAGGGCCTATCCGGTGGGAGGCCTCTGCTACTACTTCAGTCCCCCGGAGTCCCTCTCCCACATAGGCCAAGACCCGTTACACGCAGTTCTCTACATGTTCTTCATGTTGGGATCCTGTGCCTTCTTCTCAAAGACCTGGATTGATGTTTCCGGATCCTCTGCTAAGGAT gtCGCCAAGCAACTGAAAGAACAGCAGATGGTAATGCGTGGTCACCGTGACAACTCCATGATTCACGAATTAAACCGTTATATTCCAACAGCTGCCGCTTTCGGTGGTCTTTGTATTGGAGCTCTCTCAGTTCTAGCCGATTTCCTCGGAGCCATTGGCTCAGGGACTGGTATACTTCTGGCCGTGACCATCATTTACCAGTACTTCGAGATCTTCGTCAAGGAACAGGCGGAAATGGGCGGCATGAGCACGCTCTTATTCTAA